Proteins co-encoded in one Mytilus trossulus isolate FHL-02 unplaced genomic scaffold, PNRI_Mtr1.1.1.hap1 h1tg000220l__unscaffolded, whole genome shotgun sequence genomic window:
- the LOC134701119 gene encoding integrin beta-like protein 1, which translates to MLLPVTAMTNTTGYCNLQDNLCYCRPVTAKRAACHNGHQCACPDGQNGVCNAQGHCECGDHPVGKRADCHNGHQCSCPDGQNGVCNSHGHCDCGDHTVGKRAVHVGSHCGQKSDCAGLDCAGKDYDCINMKCACHENGHAGGR; encoded by the exons TGACCAATACAACCGGATATTGTAACTTACAAGATAACTTGTGTTACTGTAGACCCGTTACTGCCA AACGTGCTGCTTGCCATAACGGACATCAGTGCGCATGTCCCGATGGACAAAATGGTGTATGTAATGCACAGGGACACTGTGAATGCGGAGACCATCCAGTAGGAA AACGAGCCGATTGTCATAACGGGCATCAGTGCTCCTGTCCCGATGGACAAAATGGTGTCTGCAATTCCCATGGACACTGTGACTGCGGTGACCATACAGTCGGAA AGAGAGCTGTCCATGTTGGTTCTCACTGTGGTCAGAAGTCTGATTGCGCAGGTCTAGACTGTGCTGGTAAAGATTATGATTGTATAAACATGAAATGCGCATGTCATGAGAATGGCC atgCCGGTGGTCGTTAA